In Rhizobium sp. WSM4643, the following are encoded in one genomic region:
- the coaBC gene encoding bifunctional phosphopantothenoylcysteine decarboxylase/phosphopantothenate--cysteine ligase CoaBC, which yields MALSGKRILLIISGGIAAYKSLDLIRRLRERGASVRPVMTKGAQEFVTPLAIGALAADHVFLDLFSRQDEQDVGHIRLARDCDLVLIAPATADLMAKMANGLADDLASTVLLATNRPVLAAPAMNPAMWAHPATRRNAAMLRADGIRFVGPMAGEMAESREAGLGRMAEPLEIVAAAETLLDDGEKPLKGRKAIVTSGPTHEPIDPVRYIANRSSGRQGHAIAAALAKLGADVTLVSGPVAIADPVGVGTVHVERAEEMRDAVLAALPADIAVMVAAVADWRVASAADQKLKKHPGESIPTLALTENPDILKTVGHHTMRPRLVIGFAAETQDVESNAKAKLERKGADLIVANDVSPTTGIMGGSRNSVKLIRRDGVEQWPDLTKEEVAERLAALIAKQIG from the coding sequence ATGGCTCTCAGCGGCAAACGCATCCTCCTCATCATCTCAGGCGGCATCGCGGCCTATAAGAGCCTGGATCTGATCCGCCGGCTGCGCGAGCGCGGCGCGAGTGTGCGCCCTGTGATGACCAAAGGCGCGCAGGAATTCGTCACGCCGCTTGCCATTGGTGCACTGGCGGCTGACCATGTCTTCCTCGATCTGTTTTCGCGCCAGGACGAACAGGATGTCGGTCATATAAGACTGGCGCGCGACTGCGACCTCGTGCTGATCGCTCCTGCCACCGCCGATCTGATGGCGAAGATGGCGAACGGGCTTGCCGACGATCTCGCTTCGACCGTGCTTCTGGCGACGAACAGACCGGTGCTTGCCGCACCGGCGATGAACCCCGCCATGTGGGCGCACCCGGCGACGCGGCGGAATGCCGCGATGCTCCGAGCCGACGGCATCCGCTTCGTCGGGCCGATGGCCGGTGAGATGGCGGAAAGCCGGGAGGCCGGGCTTGGCCGGATGGCGGAACCGCTGGAGATCGTCGCTGCGGCCGAAACCCTGCTCGACGATGGAGAAAAGCCGCTCAAGGGACGCAAGGCGATCGTCACGTCAGGACCGACGCATGAGCCGATCGATCCGGTGCGTTATATCGCCAACCGCTCCTCTGGCCGGCAGGGGCACGCGATCGCCGCGGCCCTGGCAAAGCTCGGGGCTGATGTGACGCTCGTCTCGGGGCCGGTGGCGATCGCCGACCCCGTCGGCGTTGGCACCGTGCATGTCGAACGGGCGGAGGAAATGCGCGATGCCGTGCTTGCGGCACTGCCGGCCGACATCGCGGTGATGGTGGCAGCGGTGGCGGACTGGCGCGTCGCCTCGGCCGCCGACCAGAAGCTGAAGAAACATCCGGGCGAATCCATTCCGACGCTGGCGCTGACCGAGAATCCGGACATCCTGAAAACCGTCGGCCATCATACGATGCGGCCTAGGCTGGTGATCGGCTTTGCCGCCGAGACGCAGGACGTCGAAAGCAATGCGAAGGCGAAACTCGAAAGGAAAGGCGCCGACCTGATCGTCGCCAATGACGTTTCCCCCACGACAGGCATCATGGGCGGCAGCCGCAACAGCGTCAAACTCATTCGCCGCGACGGGGTCGAGCAATGGCCTGACCTGACGAAGGAAGAGGTTGCCGAGCGACTCGCGGCGCTGATCGCCAAGCAGATCGGCTAA
- a CDS encoding SDR family oxidoreductase, which translates to MSRLQNKTALITGGTSGIGLETARQFIAEGARVVVTGSSAASVEAARAELGGEATVIQADAGNAVGQKAVADSVREAFGTLDILFVNAGVAEFGPLEQWSEAAFDKSVDINVKGPFFLIQALLPIFSKQAAIVLNTSINAHIGMPNSSVYSLTKGALLTLAKTLSGELIGRGIRVNAVSPGPIATPLYSKLGASEAQSKAMAEQIQAQIPVGRFGNPGEVAKTIVFLASDEAAYIVGSELIIDGGMSNL; encoded by the coding sequence ATGTCACGCCTGCAAAACAAGACAGCCCTCATCACCGGCGGCACCAGCGGCATCGGTCTCGAGACCGCCCGCCAATTCATCGCCGAGGGCGCCCGCGTCGTCGTTACCGGCAGCAGCGCGGCAAGCGTCGAGGCGGCCCGCGCCGAACTTGGCGGCGAAGCCACCGTCATCCAAGCCGATGCCGGCAATGCGGTCGGCCAGAAGGCCGTCGCCGATAGCGTGAGAGAGGCTTTCGGCACGCTCGACATCCTCTTCGTCAACGCCGGGGTCGCCGAATTCGGGCCGCTGGAACAGTGGAGTGAAGCCGCCTTCGACAAGTCGGTTGATATCAACGTCAAAGGACCTTTCTTCCTGATTCAGGCGCTGCTGCCGATTTTTTCGAAGCAGGCCGCGATCGTGCTCAACACCTCGATCAACGCCCATATCGGAATGCCGAACTCCAGCGTCTATTCGCTGACGAAGGGGGCGCTGCTGACGCTTGCCAAGACATTGTCGGGCGAACTCATCGGCCGCGGCATCCGCGTCAACGCCGTCAGCCCCGGTCCGATCGCCACACCGCTTTACAGCAAGCTCGGCGCCTCGGAAGCCCAATCCAAGGCGATGGCCGAGCAGATCCAGGCCCAGATCCCCGTCGGCCGTTTCGGAAATCCCGGCGAAGTCGCCAAGACGATCGTCTTCCTCGCCTCCGATGAGGCGGCCTATATCGTCGGCAGCGAACTCATCATCGACGGCGGGATGAGCAACCTCTGA
- a CDS encoding pirin family protein, with amino-acid sequence MSIRPVKHESTATPTMEGAGVKLHRVFGFGDPAMTDPFLMMDDFRNDNPAEYIRGFPWHPHRGIETITYVLAGTVEHGDSLGNSGLLGAGDIQWMTAGSGIMHQEMPKGDFAGRMHGFQLWANLPSSLKMTAPRYQDVKSTDIPVVVDDDGTAVRVICGDFWGKAGPVDGVAAEPIYLDVSVPPGRKKRLPVDTYRNAFAYIFAGSGTFRDASKPFGVRVEKEVDGEELNIRDMSGNRTLVVFDSGDEVTVQAGDQGIRFLLVSGKPIEEPVAWHGPIVMNSREEIMQAMRELQNGTFIKAAH; translated from the coding sequence ATGTCGATCCGCCCCGTCAAGCATGAAAGTACTGCCACACCGACCATGGAAGGCGCCGGCGTCAAGCTGCACCGCGTCTTCGGCTTCGGCGATCCCGCGATGACCGATCCCTTCCTGATGATGGATGATTTCCGCAACGACAATCCGGCGGAATATATCCGCGGTTTTCCCTGGCATCCGCATCGCGGCATCGAGACGATCACCTATGTGCTCGCTGGCACCGTCGAGCACGGCGACAGCTTGGGCAATAGCGGCCTGCTCGGCGCCGGCGACATCCAGTGGATGACAGCCGGCAGCGGCATCATGCACCAGGAAATGCCGAAGGGCGATTTTGCCGGCCGAATGCACGGCTTCCAGCTCTGGGCGAACTTGCCCTCCTCGCTGAAGATGACGGCGCCGCGCTACCAGGACGTCAAATCCACCGATATTCCTGTCGTCGTCGATGATGACGGCACGGCGGTGCGGGTGATCTGCGGCGATTTCTGGGGCAAGGCCGGTCCGGTCGATGGTGTCGCCGCCGAGCCGATCTATCTCGACGTGTCGGTGCCGCCCGGCCGGAAGAAGCGCCTGCCGGTCGATACCTACCGCAATGCCTTCGCATATATCTTCGCCGGCTCCGGCACCTTCCGCGATGCATCGAAACCCTTCGGCGTGCGCGTCGAGAAGGAAGTCGACGGCGAGGAATTGAATATCCGCGACATGTCCGGCAACCGCACGCTCGTGGTCTTCGACAGCGGCGACGAAGTGACGGTGCAGGCAGGCGACCAGGGCATCCGTTTCCTGCTTGTCTCCGGCAAGCCGATCGAGGAGCCGGTTGCCTGGCACGGCCCGATCGTGATGAATTCGCGCGAGGAAATCATGCAGGCGATGCGCGAACTGCAGAACGGCACCTTCATCAAAGCTGCGCATTGA
- a CDS encoding class II glutamine amidotransferase, with product MCRWAAYRGDPLYLEDLVSSPAHSLIEQSHCATRAKTATNGDGFGIAWYGDRPEPGRYRDILPAWSDCNLKSLARQIRSPLFLAHVRAATGGGTRRDNCHPFTNGTWSFMHNGQISGFERLRRPMEAMLDDELFNARGGTTDSELMFLLALQFGLREAPVAAMAEMIGFIEDLAENTIGSILLRFTAAFSDGNTLYAIRYATDRRAPTLYASPVGAGYCLVSEPLNDDGDAWAEIPDGSAVTVGKGGIDVADFRPEKRSASKPQRVAIPA from the coding sequence ATGTGTCGCTGGGCAGCCTATCGCGGAGACCCTCTCTATCTCGAAGATCTGGTATCCTCGCCCGCCCATTCCCTGATCGAGCAGTCGCATTGCGCCACCCGCGCCAAGACGGCGACGAATGGCGATGGTTTCGGCATTGCCTGGTATGGTGACAGGCCCGAGCCCGGCCGCTACCGCGATATCCTGCCGGCCTGGTCGGATTGCAATCTGAAGAGCCTGGCACGGCAGATCCGTTCGCCGCTCTTCCTCGCCCATGTCCGCGCTGCCACAGGCGGCGGCACGCGCCGCGACAACTGCCATCCCTTCACCAATGGCACCTGGTCCTTCATGCACAACGGCCAGATCTCCGGCTTCGAGCGCCTGCGCCGGCCGATGGAGGCGATGCTCGACGATGAATTGTTCAATGCCCGCGGCGGCACGACCGATTCCGAGCTGATGTTCCTGTTGGCGCTGCAGTTCGGCCTGCGCGAAGCGCCGGTCGCCGCGATGGCGGAAATGATCGGCTTCATCGAGGACCTGGCGGAAAACACCATCGGCTCGATCTTGCTGCGTTTTACCGCTGCCTTCTCCGATGGCAACACGCTCTATGCGATCCGTTATGCCACAGATCGCAGGGCCCCGACGCTCTATGCTTCTCCCGTCGGCGCGGGCTATTGCCTTGTGTCCGAGCCGCTGAACGACGATGGCGATGCCTGGGCGGAAATTCCGGATGGCAGCGCCGTCACCGTCGGTAAAGGCGGCATCGATGTCGCCGACTTCCGGCCGGAGAAGCGGAGCGCCTCCAAGCCGCAGCGGGTCGCCATTCCTGCCTGA